The DNA segment TGGGCTGGAGACCGATCGTGTGATGCAGGCCTTGGCCATTCTGGAAAGCCAGCCGCGTGGCGACGTGCGCTTGCTTCGCCAAGTGGGTGACTACAGCATGCCGAATGTGTCAGACAAAGTGGTGCGGATTATTCATAGCTACACTGATTATGTGAACCGTGTGGTGTGGAAGAAAAACTGCTGAAGCACTGTGAGAATTTTAATCGTTAGTCAATATTTTTGGCCTGAAAATTTCCGGGTGAATGATTTAACCCAGGAACTGGTGAGTCGCGGTCATAGTGTGACGGTGTTGACGGGTATTCCAAACTACCCAACAGGCAAGGTTTTTGACGTTTTCAAGGAA comes from the Desulfobulbaceae bacterium genome and includes:
- a CDS encoding glycosyltransferase family 4 protein, which encodes MRILIVSQYFWPENFRVNDLTQELVSRGHSVTVLTGIPNYPTGKVFDVFKE